In Thermotoga sp. KOL6, the DNA window GCTTTCCATCATTGTCTTTTTTCTGAACGACAGGATAGTTCCTGCATACCAATCTAAAGCCGAAGAGGCGATGTCTAAGTACGTTCTCAGAAAACCAGAAGTTTTTGTAGTTGAGAACGTCATATCGAAAATAGGAGAAGATCAATACTTCTACGTAGAAAAGTACGATGAGAAGACGAATACCCTTTGGAATGTTGTAATTTTCAAATACGGAAGTGAGGAGAAAATCGTTACAGCAAAAAGAGTCCAGAAAAAAGATGATAAATGGTATCTATTTGACGGTAGATACTACTCGATTGATAAGGATGGATTTTTGAAACTCGATGTCCATTTCTCCGAAATGGAACTCGATATCACGGAAGACATAGAAAATCTTCTACGAGTTGGAAAGACTCCCAGAGAAATGACTGGAAAAGAACTCAAAGAGAAGATAAACTTCTTCAGAAAGGTTGGAATAAAACCTTCACCTTGGATAGTTGAGCTCCACAGTAGATATGCAAATTCTCTGACCCCGATAGTGATAGTTTTAGTTGGAGTTCCTCTTTCGTTGCTCTTCCAGTTGAGGAGTAAATCCTGGGGTGTGATTTTCACCTTTGTTCTCGTCGTTTTGTATCAAGGGAGTGGAGCATGGTTAAGTGCCATGGGAAAGGAAAATCTTCTTGATCCTCTGTTAGCTCCATGGATTCCAAACATCGTTTTTACTGTGGTGGGAGGTATCCTTTTCATTCTCCTTGATACTGTCTTCGCCTACAGAATCAGGGAGTTTTTCACAAAGTTGTTTGTAGTTGGTGTATTTTTCTTGGCTTCTTCCCTCTTTTCTGCCCAACTCAATATCATAGCCGAAAAGGTGAACAAATATCCAGATACTTTCGTTTTCGAAGGTGGTGTGAAGATTCTCTACAAAGATGCATACGTGGAAGCAAACGAAGTTGTTGTCCATCTGAACGAAGAAGGAAAGGTGAAAGGTTTCGAAGCGACCGGTAAAGTTTCTTACAGAAAAGGAGATACCTTTCTGAAGAGCGAAAGATTGGTGTTCAAAACCGAGAAAGAGCAAAGCATTCTATACTACCTTCGAGGGAATACGAGGATAGAAGTGAACAAAGAGAAAAAGCAGATATATCTGTCTGGAGAAGAACTCACTTCCGAAGGATCGAAAACTGTGATGGAAAAGGGATACATTACCACTTGTTCTTCAAATCCACCACATTACAAACTCAAAGCACAGCACGTGGAAATAGTAGAAAACGAGTACCTTCTTGCAAAAGATGTGGTTTTTTATCTTCTGGGAATTCCCATATTCTATCAACCTATCTTTTTCACAAATCTTTCCGACAAACCCCAACCATTTTCCGTTGAGGTGGGAATGGGAGAAGAACCATATGTGAAAACATCGTACAACATTTCCTACGGTGAAGGGAATGTCTTTTTTCTAACGAAGAACGTGCTGAAGAAAGGAACATGGAAAGAACTCAAATGGAATCATTCTTTTGGAGTTTTCTCGGTCAATCTGGAATACACCGAATCACTTTCTGAACAAGGGGTCAAAGCAAAAATTTTCGACAAAGAGAATTCTTTTCTCTTCGAACAAGAAAACTCTAAAAGAGTCTATCAGTTTGATCATAACGGGAAATTGTTCAATGGAAGCATCAGTGTTAGACTGAAGAGAGAAGCGAATGAAGGCGGGGATGTACTGATCGCTCCACAACTTACTGTTAAAAATCTTTCCATTAAAGCAGATTGGGGAACTTTTCTTGTGAGCAATTTTTACCATGAAACGAAGATAGAGAAAGGAGAACGGACCTTTGGTACACTGAACTCCTCCTTTCGATCGAAACCTTTTTTCCTCATCCAATCTTTCAGTGTCAACACCGCCGGAAAGTATCTTTTCGAAAACAGTCAACTCAATCGAACCACAAGTTTTCTGAAAAGCGATACCATTTTGGATTTTCAAAATTTGTCCTTTGGAAAAATTCTCATTCTAGATGATAAAATATACGCTGGCATTTACGAATCATCTGAGGAAGGTTACCGTATTGGTAATTTCTTCACAACCTCTTTGAGATTACCAATAGGTCCCCTTTCTTTTGAAAGTTATTATAAGCTTTATACCCTTCAAGGAAAGAATCTTAGGAAATTTTCCCAAAACAAAGCTAAAAACGAACTCGATCTGAAATCAAAATTTTCCCTTGGGAATCTCTCTATCTCCGTTGAAACGACGTACGATTTCCTCAAAGAAGAATTTTCTGATCCCTATTTGAAGGTTTCTTCCTCTTTCAAAACCGGTATGATCACAAACGGATTAAACGCAACTACACGGTTCGTCTTGGACGATTTGCAAAAAAGTTACACCAAATGGGAATTCACACAAAAAACAGGGGCGGTTTACAACAAACTTTACTTCATTTATCACTACAAAAAACCACACGTTCAATACATCGAAGATCAGCTCAGAATTTATGGAAAAGAGTTCTTCTTCATGGAAAATCCAAGGATAACTGCCTACTCAAAGATAAAAGTCGACCCCTTTGAGTTGGAAAGATTTTGGATACGCGGAGGTTTCAAAAGAAATCAATCCTCGCACACGTTGAAAGCAGAATTCTATAAAGAGGATCTCGACCTCTCTTATGAAGTAAAAAACGACGATCCAACTTTTTCTGTCTCATTGAAACTAAAAGATTGGAATATAGAATCTTTTTCTTTCTCCATTGAAAAATCACTCCACTGCTTAGGAGCAAAAGCTTCGATGTCTTTTGGGAAGAATCTCTCTTTAAAGAATTTCTCACTATTTTTCTACATAAGAGACTTTCCAAACGAAGGAATCGGATTCGATACGAACGAAGGAATTGGATTGAACATGTTTTGAGAGGTGATAACATGCGCGTTCCTCCCCACAATTTGGAAGCAGAGATCGCCGTCCTCGGTAGTATATTGATCGATCCTTCTGTTATAAACGATGTGTTAGAAATTATCAGTTATGAAGATTTTTACCTCAAAAAACACCAGTACATTTTCAAAGCGATGGAGGAACTTTACGATGAAGGAAAACCAGTGGATGTCGTTTCCGTTTGCGACAAATTGCAGAGTATGGGAAAACTCGAAGAAGTCGGCGGAGACATTGAAGTTGCTCAATTAGCGGAGGCGGTACCGAGTTCTGCACATGCCGTTCACTATGCAGAGATTGTTAAGGAAAAATCCATTTTGAGAAAACTTATCGAAATTTCCAGAAAAATTTCTGAAAGCGCCTACATGGAAGAAGACGTAGACCTTCTTTTGGATAACGCGGAGAGAATGATATTCGAGATCTCAGAAATGAAAACAACGAAATCGTACGATCATCTTCGGAGTATCATGCATCATGTGTTCGAGAATTTGGAAAATTTCAGAGAAAAAGCTAACGTTATAGAACCCGGCGTTCTTGTAACAGGGCTCCCCACAGGATTCAAAAGTTTGGATAAACAAACTACGGGATTTCACAGTTCGGATTTGGTGATAATCGCAGCCAGACCATCTATGGGAAAGACATCTTTCGCTCTTTCAATAGCCAGAAACATGGCTGTTAATTTTGAGATACCAGTTGGCATATTCAGTCTCGAAATGTCGAAAGAACAACTTGCTCAAAGACTTCTCAGTATGGAATCTGGAGTCGATCTGTACAGTATAAGAACAGGATATCTCGATCAAGAACAATGGGAAAGACTCACCGTAGCGGCCTCCAAACTTTACAAAGCACCCATAGTAGTTGATGATGAGACACTTTTGGACCCAAGAACTTTGAGGGCCAAGACCAGAAGGATGAAGAAAGAGTTCGATATAAAGATCATCTTCGTCGATTATCTTCAACTCATGCACTTGAAGGGCAGGAAAGAAAGTCGTCAGCAAGAAATATCGGAGATCTCCCGATCTCTGAAACTCCTCGCAAGGGAATTAGACATTGTGGTGGTTGCTCTCTCACAGCTTTCAAGAGCTGTTGAACAGAGAGAGGACAAACGCCCAAGACTCAGCGATTTGAGAGAATCCGGAGCTATAGAGCAGGACGCGGATACAGTCATATTCATATACAGAGAAGAATATTACAAGAGTAAAAAAGAGAAAGAAGAGAGTAAACTTCACGAGCCCCATAAAGCAGAAATAATCATTGGAAAACAAAGAAATGGACCGGTTGGAACCATAACTCTTATCTTTGATCCAAGAACCGTCACATTCCACGAGGTTGATGTACTACACTCATGATAGAATCTCCTTAGAAAAGGTGGAAGAGGAGGTGTCTAAAGTGGATATAAAAACCTACAAGGAAAGAGTGGAGAAAGCTACCGAATACTTGAGGAATCATGTTGAAGAACCTCCGAAGATTGCCATTATATTGGGGTCAGGCCTCTCTGTGATTGCCGATGAAGTGGAAAAAGAAGGAAATTCCCAAAAAATCCCCTACAGTGAGATTCCAGGTTTTCCTATTTCCACAGCTCCTGGTCATAAAGGAGAATTGATATTCGGAAAGCTTTATGGGAAGAATGTTATGTTGATGAACGGGCGTTTCCATTATTACGAGGGTTATTCGATGAAGGAAGTTACCTTCCCGATCAGAGTGATGCAGCTCCTCGGAGTCGAAGTGTTGATAGTAACTAACGCTGCAGGCGGGCTCAATCCCGATTTTGAAGTAGGAAGACCCATGATCATAACCGACCACATAAACTTCATGGGAGATAATCCATTGATAGGTCCCAATGTGGATGAATGGGGACCTAGGTTTCCAGACATGTCAGAGCCTTACGATAAAGAACTCATAAATCTTGCTTACAACAGTGCAAAAGAACTTGGGATACCTGTCTATCAAGGTGTTTATGTGGCAGTGTCAGGTCCTTGCTTCGAGACTCCTGCAGAACTTAGAATGCTTAGAAGATTCGGTGCAGATGCAGTTGGAATGTCCACGGTCCCAGAAGTTATAGTAGCAAGGCATGGCCAAATAAGAGTCCTAGGAATTTCCGCTATTACAGACAGAGCGGTACCAGAAGACTTGAAGCCCTTGACGGCAGAAGAAGTGTTAGAAGTGGCGGAAAAAACGGGAAGAAAGATCGCACAGATAATATTCGAGGTTGCGAGAAAATTATGAAGGTGAAAGAATGGTTTTGAAAGGAATTCTATACAGTTTTGTTGCGGGAATGGCAACTTCTCTCGGAGCGTTGCCATTCCTTTTTTTAAAACCGCGTCAGACAAGCGATAAAACAATCGACTCGTTTCTAGGATTCGCCGCGGGTGTCATGATCGCCGCAAGTGCCTTCAGTTTGGTTGCTCCCGCTTTAGAAATGGGAGGTGTTATAAGATTCATTATCGGCTTCGTTCTGGGAGGACTTTTTGTCAATCTAGCAGACAAACTTATTCCTCATGAACACTTTCTTAAAGGATATGAAGGTCCCGACATAAAAAGGATAAAAGGAATCTGGCTTTTCATTATCGCTATAACCATACACAACTTTCCAGAAGGAATGGCAGTTGGTGTTTCTGCTTTTACCCCCCAAGCCCTTGCTATAGCAATAGCAATTGGTGTTCAAAACATACCAGAAGGTGCGGCAGTTATGGCTTCTTTGATACCGATGAAATACAAAAAGGGTAAAGCATTTCTGATCACCTTTCTCACGGGTCTTGTCGAAGCAATTGGTGGACTCTTTGGAGCAGGTATAGTCTCAATTTCTCAAAGACTTTTACCGTACATGATGGCATTCGCCGCCGGAGCCATGATTTACGTTGTGAGTGATGAAGTCATACCTGAGACGCATTCTAAAGGAAACGAACTTCTTTCCACATGGTGGATCATGATTGGATTTTTGGTTATGGCCTCCCTCGATGTAATATTGGGGTGATATGAATGCGTGTGGAGAGAATCGAAAACATTCAGAGCGAACTAGAAGAACATGTGTCAGATCAAACTTTTGTCGAAAGATCGAATTTCCTAGAAGATGATGAACAAGGTCAAGGAAAAACGCTCGAACGAATCATATTCGTCGATGGAAAGCGAAGAAGTTTCGTGCGAATAACAACCGATGAAGGATTCAGAGGAATATTTGCTGAACTTTGTGTGGGAGCCGTGATTTGGGAAAAGGATGTTGGGACTCGTCCCTTGTTTTCCCCTCATTCTCCTCCTGTCGTAGAGCGAGTGGTTGGATTTTCACAGAATTTTCCAGAAAGCGGAAACCAAGAAGTAGAAGGATTTGTTTTCAAGGTCATAAAGGATGGAAGGGATGCTATGGATTCGATCGATTCTTATTTACAAACTCTTGAAATACAGGAAGTGAAGAAATATCTCACTGGAAGTTCCCTCGTTGTGAAAGATGGTCCGGCCGTTCCAGAACTTCCTTTTAAAGAAAACGTTGGACCCATTGGACTTGTGAAAAACATAAGTTCCACGGATTTGAAAGGAGAAGATTTCAGAAAACTTCGTTTTCTCAAGAAAGGTGAACGTAGTAAGATGTTTGTCGTAGAAAAAAATACAGAAAGAAAATTGAAGAAAATAGGAACCTATGTGAAACTTGTTAACAGCGAAAGCACAAGAGGACTTGTTAGGTTGGAAACTTACATAGAAGACGATTCACAGATTCTTCACTTGAAAAGCATTTTCGACGATCTCGCAGCTACACTTCCTCTGCTCACTGCTGATTTACCCATTCCAAGGTTGCCAGAAAACATCCTTCCAATCCAGTTTCTTGAGAAGAATCTATCCTATTTTCTTACCGACAAACACTACATGAACACCAAATTGTTTGCATACCTTGGGAGATGACAAGATGGAAGAAATTTTTCGTTTTGACGTGGAAACCCGAAATCTATCGTCGGCTGTCCTAGCTTATATAGGAGATGCTGTTTTAGAACTCATGTTCCGTTTGAAATTCGTCGGAGATTGTAGAGTATCTTCCATTCATGAAAAAGTGAAAGGGTACACTTCGAAACATGGACAAGCCCAGATATTGGATTTTCTG includes these proteins:
- a CDS encoding LptF/LptG family permease — its product is MKVLIKYLMKLSVIPFLVGLAGFIIFVSIEILYQLSDLIVRHRVGIEKLFLLLYYYLPYFVAMGVPVGVLLAVFWVFSKLSEDRELMAIQVHGISQKNLIVPFILLGSLLSIIVFFLNDRIVPAYQSKAEEAMSKYVLRKPEVFVVENVISKIGEDQYFYVEKYDEKTNTLWNVVIFKYGSEEKIVTAKRVQKKDDKWYLFDGRYYSIDKDGFLKLDVHFSEMELDITEDIENLLRVGKTPREMTGKELKEKINFFRKVGIKPSPWIVELHSRYANSLTPIVIVLVGVPLSLLFQLRSKSWGVIFTFVLVVLYQGSGAWLSAMGKENLLDPLLAPWIPNIVFTVVGGILFILLDTVFAYRIREFFTKLFVVGVFFLASSLFSAQLNIIAEKVNKYPDTFVFEGGVKILYKDAYVEANEVVVHLNEEGKVKGFEATGKVSYRKGDTFLKSERLVFKTEKEQSILYYLRGNTRIEVNKEKKQIYLSGEELTSEGSKTVMEKGYITTCSSNPPHYKLKAQHVEIVENEYLLAKDVVFYLLGIPIFYQPIFFTNLSDKPQPFSVEVGMGEEPYVKTSYNISYGEGNVFFLTKNVLKKGTWKELKWNHSFGVFSVNLEYTESLSEQGVKAKIFDKENSFLFEQENSKRVYQFDHNGKLFNGSISVRLKREANEGGDVLIAPQLTVKNLSIKADWGTFLVSNFYHETKIEKGERTFGTLNSSFRSKPFFLIQSFSVNTAGKYLFENSQLNRTTSFLKSDTILDFQNLSFGKILILDDKIYAGIYESSEEGYRIGNFFTTSLRLPIGPLSFESYYKLYTLQGKNLRKFSQNKAKNELDLKSKFSLGNLSISVETTYDFLKEEFSDPYLKVSSSFKTGMITNGLNATTRFVLDDLQKSYTKWEFTQKTGAVYNKLYFIYHYKKPHVQYIEDQLRIYGKEFFFMENPRITAYSKIKVDPFELERFWIRGGFKRNQSSHTLKAEFYKEDLDLSYEVKNDDPTFSVSLKLKDWNIESFSFSIEKSLHCLGAKASMSFGKNLSLKNFSLFFYIRDFPNEGIGFDTNEGIGLNMF
- the dnaB gene encoding replicative DNA helicase — translated: MRVPPHNLEAEIAVLGSILIDPSVINDVLEIISYEDFYLKKHQYIFKAMEELYDEGKPVDVVSVCDKLQSMGKLEEVGGDIEVAQLAEAVPSSAHAVHYAEIVKEKSILRKLIEISRKISESAYMEEDVDLLLDNAERMIFEISEMKTTKSYDHLRSIMHHVFENLENFREKANVIEPGVLVTGLPTGFKSLDKQTTGFHSSDLVIIAARPSMGKTSFALSIARNMAVNFEIPVGIFSLEMSKEQLAQRLLSMESGVDLYSIRTGYLDQEQWERLTVAASKLYKAPIVVDDETLLDPRTLRAKTRRMKKEFDIKIIFVDYLQLMHLKGRKESRQQEISEISRSLKLLARELDIVVVALSQLSRAVEQREDKRPRLSDLRESGAIEQDADTVIFIYREEYYKSKKEKEESKLHEPHKAEIIIGKQRNGPVGTITLIFDPRTVTFHEVDVLHS
- a CDS encoding purine-nucleoside phosphorylase; this translates as MDIKTYKERVEKATEYLRNHVEEPPKIAIILGSGLSVIADEVEKEGNSQKIPYSEIPGFPISTAPGHKGELIFGKLYGKNVMLMNGRFHYYEGYSMKEVTFPIRVMQLLGVEVLIVTNAAGGLNPDFEVGRPMIITDHINFMGDNPLIGPNVDEWGPRFPDMSEPYDKELINLAYNSAKELGIPVYQGVYVAVSGPCFETPAELRMLRRFGADAVGMSTVPEVIVARHGQIRVLGISAITDRAVPEDLKPLTAEEVLEVAEKTGRKIAQIIFEVARKL
- a CDS encoding ZIP family metal transporter; the encoded protein is MVLKGILYSFVAGMATSLGALPFLFLKPRQTSDKTIDSFLGFAAGVMIAASAFSLVAPALEMGGVIRFIIGFVLGGLFVNLADKLIPHEHFLKGYEGPDIKRIKGIWLFIIAITIHNFPEGMAVGVSAFTPQALAIAIAIGVQNIPEGAAVMASLIPMKYKKGKAFLITFLTGLVEAIGGLFGAGIVSISQRLLPYMMAFAAGAMIYVVSDEVIPETHSKGNELLSTWWIMIGFLVMASLDVILG
- a CDS encoding DNA double-strand break repair nuclease NurA, coding for MRVERIENIQSELEEHVSDQTFVERSNFLEDDEQGQGKTLERIIFVDGKRRSFVRITTDEGFRGIFAELCVGAVIWEKDVGTRPLFSPHSPPVVERVVGFSQNFPESGNQEVEGFVFKVIKDGRDAMDSIDSYLQTLEIQEVKKYLTGSSLVVKDGPAVPELPFKENVGPIGLVKNISSTDLKGEDFRKLRFLKKGERSKMFVVEKNTERKLKKIGTYVKLVNSESTRGLVRLETYIEDDSQILHLKSIFDDLAATLPLLTADLPIPRLPENILPIQFLEKNLSYFLTDKHYMNTKLFAYLGR